The genomic segment AATCTTGTAATCAAATTGTCAGTCTAGATATTGTTAGCGTAATTTTTACAGCTACACGGGATTTAGACGCTATCTTCCCTGCGGCGATCGCCAGAGAACGTCCCTACTGGAGTCAAGTCCCCTTATTAGACTTACAACAAATGCACGTACAAGATAGTTTAGAGCGTTGTATTCGCGTTTTAATCTATGTCAATGTAACTAATCCTCACCTAGAAATCAACCACGTTTATTTACGTAACGCTAAAAACCTCAGACCAGATCTGAGTTTACCAATACACTTTAATCAGGAGATTAATTTATCATGAGTCGTCAATCTCAACCGAGTTGGCAATCTTTAGCAGGTGGTATTATCGCTGCTTTAGCTGTCTTAATCGCTTTTAATTCTTTTGTCATTATTAACCCAGGACAAGCGGGAGTCTTGAGTATCCTAGGTAAAGCTAGAGATGGCGTTTTACTCGAAGGAATCCACTTTAAACCCCCTTTGATTTCCGTAGTAGATGTCTATGACGTCACCGTGCAAAAGTTTGAAGTACCCGCACAAAGTGCCACTAAAGATTTACAAGACTTATCCGCGCGTTTTGCAATTAACTTTCGTCTCGATCCTCTTGAGATAGTAACTATTAGGAGAACACAAGGTACTTTAGAAAATATCGTCGCTAAAATTATCGCCCCCCAAACTCAAGAATCTTTTAAAATCGCTGCAGCTGTGCGTACAGTAGAAGAAGCGATCACTAAAAGAAGTGAGTTAAAACAAGATTTTGATACAGCTCTCGATCAACGCTTGCAAAAATATGGCATCATCGTTTTAGATACTAGTGTAGTTGACCTCAACTTCTCTCCCGAGTTCGCTAAAGCTGTTGAAGATAAACAAATCGCCGAACAAAAAGCCCAACGCGCAGTCTATATAGCTAAAGAAGCTGAACAAGAAGCACAAGCAGATATTAACCGCGCCAAAGGTAGAGCCGAAGCTCAAAGATTACTAGCAGAAACCCTCAAAGCACAAGGTGGTCAACTAGTATTGCAAAAAGAAGCGATCGAAGCTTGGCGTCAAGGTGGTGCTTTAGTACCTAAAGTTTTAGTGATTGGGGATTCTAAAAACAGTGTACCTTTTCTCTTGAATCTAGAAGAAGAATTACAACAAAATACTTCAACTAAATAATATTAAGTAGGGTGTAGGGTGTAGGTTTTAGGGTTTATTATTCCTATATATTATACTCCCCCTCTCCCTACTTCCTATTTCTCCGCGTAAGCCATCGCTTTTAGATAAAGTTTTTGAATACTTCTGAGCACTTGATTAAAGATTGATTTATTCGCTTCTAGGGTTTGTAAATAAGTCAAAAATTGCGACTCTTGAACCGCGATGTCATTATCTACGTAAATGATTCCACTCAGAGATTCCAATAACTCTTGATAATCTTGTTCACTAGGATTTTTGCCAAGATATTCCTCTAACCACTGATAACATTGCTCTGACTGAATGGGTTTCATTTCTGTTAACAACAGTTTGATGTCTTCATCCTCAGCTAGAGCATTTTCTCTCACCATTCGATGGAGATACTCTCTCTCATTCTGATGGATTTTTCCGTCTAACCAAGCTGCTGCAAATAACAGTTTAAATAGTTGTTTCTTCTTATTATCTACGCTCATTATTTCTCCTTAATAATTCGGTTCATTTCCTGGTTTCCACTTGATATTACAACCGATACTCGGTTTTTGTTCTGGATTAATGGGTTTACCCGTGATTAATGCGTCTATAGCTGCGCGTAAATCCTTACCAGTGACTGGTAAATTATTACCAGGACGACTATCATCTAATTGACCACGATAGACTAACTCTTTAGCTGCATTAAATAAGAAAAAATCAGGTGTACAAGCTGCTTGATAAGCTTTAGCAACGGTTTGACTTTCATCATAACAGACAGCAAAGTTAAAACCTAGCCTTTGCGCCATATTTTTTAATTTATCAGGTGCATCATCGGGATATTTAGTGATATCATTGACACTAATAGCAATAATGCCGATACCTTGTCCTTGATAGTCTTGACTGAGTCTAGCTATCTCTGTTTCTACGTGCTTGACAAAAGGACAATGACAACATAAAAAAATGATTAGTAACCCTTTTGGGGAAGTATAATTACTCAGATTAATAGTTGTTTGTGAAACCACATCAACCAGGGTAAAATCAGGTGCTTTCGTTCCCAAGGGTAACATTGAAGAGGGTGTGAGTGCCATATTAACTCTATTTAGAAATGCTCTCACAATTTATTATATTGGTATAGGGGGACAAAAAATGAGTTTAATGAGAATTTGGTCAATCGCTGCTAATGGTTTTCGAGAAGTTATCCGCGATCGCATTTTCTACTTTGTGGGGTTTTTCTCCTTAGTTTTGGTTATTGCTTTACGTTTACTTCCTGAAATCTCCGTTGGTACTGATAAAAAAATCTTTGTTGATTTGGGTTTAGCTGCTATTGAAGCGTTAACCGTTATTGTAGCGGTTTTTATTGGCACTAATCTAATTAATAAGGAAATCGAAAAACGCACCATCCTAGTACTGATTGCTAAACCCATTAGTCGGGTAGAATTTATCCTAGGGAAACATTTGGGTTTATCGGCGGTTTTATGGGTTTTAGTGGCTGCAATGACTCTAGTTTACCTAATTCTGCTTAATTGGGCACAAATTCCCCATCCTTTACCCAGTATTCTGGTTTCTTTAGGGTTCTTGTGTTTACAACTCTCTCTGTTAACCGCTGTAGCGATCGCTTTTGGGGTGTTTACTAGTTCTATTTTAGCCACTTTATTAAGTCTTGGTGTTTATCTGATGGGACAAATTAGCCGTGATATCCTCGCTTTAGGAAAATTAAGTGATAATGCTACTTTAGAACGTTTGACTAAGTTTATCTACTTATTTTTACCTGATTTATCTCGCTTAAACCTGAAAAATGAAGCAGTATATAACATTTTACCATCGCCTCCTGAACTCTTGGCTAATGTTATCTATGCAATTTGTTACACTATCTTTCTCTTAGTCTTTGCGATGCTGATTTTCTCAAAACGACAATTCTAAGTAGTGTTTACAAAACTAAAATATCATAGTATAATTTAGCAAAATAATACAAATTAATAAGTAATGAAACATTGTTAAGAAAACTATATTCACATCTAAACAGAATGCCACACTTAACCAGAAATGAATCAAACAATTTGTCTGAACATCACAATCAAGAGCATTCTAAGCATAAAAACCCTAGGATGAATAAAGAATATGAAAAAATTGTGACTCATCT from the Gloeocapsa sp. DLM2.Bin57 genome contains:
- the aroH gene encoding chorismate mutase; translation: MVAKVLAIRGATTVPDNSITAIREGVLELLDTIESCNQIVSLDIVSVIFTATRDLDAIFPAAIARERPYWSQVPLLDLQQMHVQDSLERCIRVLIYVNVTNPHLEINHVYLRNAKNLRPDLSLPIHFNQEINLS
- a CDS encoding prohibitin family protein, producing MSRQSQPSWQSLAGGIIAALAVLIAFNSFVIINPGQAGVLSILGKARDGVLLEGIHFKPPLISVVDVYDVTVQKFEVPAQSATKDLQDLSARFAINFRLDPLEIVTIRRTQGTLENIVAKIIAPQTQESFKIAAAVRTVEEAITKRSELKQDFDTALDQRLQKYGIIVLDTSVVDLNFSPEFAKAVEDKQIAEQKAQRAVYIAKEAEQEAQADINRAKGRAEAQRLLAETLKAQGGQLVLQKEAIEAWRQGGALVPKVLVIGDSKNSVPFLLNLEEELQQNTSTK
- a CDS encoding TerB family tellurite resistance protein, encoding MSVDNKKKQLFKLLFAAAWLDGKIHQNEREYLHRMVRENALAEDEDIKLLLTEMKPIQSEQCYQWLEEYLGKNPSEQDYQELLESLSGIIYVDNDIAVQESQFLTYLQTLEANKSIFNQVLRSIQKLYLKAMAYAEK
- a CDS encoding thioredoxin family protein, yielding MALTPSSMLPLGTKAPDFTLVDVVSQTTINLSNYTSPKGLLIIFLCCHCPFVKHVETEIARLSQDYQGQGIGIIAISVNDITKYPDDAPDKLKNMAQRLGFNFAVCYDESQTVAKAYQAACTPDFFLFNAAKELVYRGQLDDSRPGNNLPVTGKDLRAAIDALITGKPINPEQKPSIGCNIKWKPGNEPNY
- a CDS encoding ABC transporter permease; this encodes MSLMRIWSIAANGFREVIRDRIFYFVGFFSLVLVIALRLLPEISVGTDKKIFVDLGLAAIEALTVIVAVFIGTNLINKEIEKRTILVLIAKPISRVEFILGKHLGLSAVLWVLVAAMTLVYLILLNWAQIPHPLPSILVSLGFLCLQLSLLTAVAIAFGVFTSSILATLLSLGVYLMGQISRDILALGKLSDNATLERLTKFIYLFLPDLSRLNLKNEAVYNILPSPPELLANVIYAICYTIFLLVFAMLIFSKRQF